The following proteins come from a genomic window of Aspergillus luchuensis IFO 4308 DNA, chromosome 3, nearly complete sequence:
- a CDS encoding uncharacterized protein (COG:S;~EggNog:ENOG410PWUD;~InterPro:IPR011009,IPR002575,IPR008266;~go_function: GO:0004672 - protein kinase activity [Evidence IEA];~go_process: GO:0006468 - protein phosphorylation [Evidence IEA]) translates to MEGALHESVPEVVRRLLRRRMPPATPWYTFTHGDLSYRNIMVKDGCVTRIIDWEKAAYMPLWCESLCVSFSGCEEDEAWKMLLRNCMPGYDAAYSFWHQYHYLCLDPNICGRHLIDEAEREARMNE, encoded by the coding sequence ATTACATGAATCTGTTCCCGAGGTTGTGCGGAGACTACTCCGACGTCGGATGCCGCCAGCTACGCCGTGGTATACCTTTACCCATGGGGATCTTAGCTATCGCAATATCATGGTAAAGGATGGCTGTGTTACTAGAATCATTGATTGGGAGAAAGCTGCGTACATGCCTTTATGGTGTGAGTCTCTTTGTGTCTCATTCTCGGgttgtgaggaagatgaagcctggaagatgttgttgcGCAACTGCATGCCTGGTTATGATGCTGCATACAGCTTTTGGCACCAGTATCACTATCTCTGTCTCGATCCGAACATATGTGGAAGGCATCTCATCGACGAAGCCGAGCGTGAGGCTCGTATgaatgaataa
- a CDS encoding uncharacterized protein (COG:S;~EggNog:ENOG410PUHG;~InterPro:IPR011009,IPR002575;~PFAM:PF01636), which produces MFSILRGIRRIRQSQPTAQLSILCRGKPISRDELFAYTNGHFLVDEEQQLARRYVDFDLDALCSVAAALGDVPSPVASVSKMEGGFSKALLMEKENGCEVVAKIPFPCRIAGPVGLTTASEVGVLKYLRRNTTIPVPRVLSWSSDRGGSVGAEYIVMEKASGVPLFLVWGDMTEFEKLQLIQNLTKLEAQLSAVRFPAYGGLYLRDHLQSSNPQCLLLDDDVDRSQSFCIGPSPDRQFDVHSDHSKDQGPWTTLSELGIFIAKRELSRISTIPNKSALFYQGTLEEQAQLLNLTISLMPMLDSHPLLGQSAQPTLWHTDLHMGNIYVAPDHRTQIVSVIDFQSISVMPLFLQSRWPEFLKPPDNYTQGFTSPELPDGYDNMDDESKLLARREWSQAKLAKAYEVSTYLEDRPAHTARNVPRVFRELFTRCGEVSEVGVIPLRARLIEIFQNWSSLGFIGSCPYSFSEEDIQTHEQQFADYQAWHEVQHLAQECLDTDAEGWISPELDIEEKRRQNRELLAMFIERMAGEKSPEEARQMWPFPNDA; this is translated from the exons ATGTTCTCCATATTGAGAGGGATCAGACGGATACGACAGTCGCAGCCAACAGCCCAGCTATCCATCCTTTGTCGTG GAAAACCAATCAGCCGGGATGAGCTCTTTGCATATACGAACGGCCATTTCCTGGTCGATGAAGAGCAACAGCTGGCTCGACGCTACGTAGATTTCGATCTCGATGCTCTCTGCAGTGTAGCTGCGGCTCTGGGTGACGTTCCATCTCCCGTGGCAAGCGTAAGCAAAATGGAGGGTGGATTTAGCAAGGCTCTcttgatggagaaggagaacggTTGCGAGGTCGTCGCCAAAATCCCTTTCCCTTGTCGAATTGCTGGACCTGTAGGGCTGACAACTGCATCCGAGGTGGGTGTCCTTAAATACT TACGCAGAAATACCACAATCCCAGTTCCCCGGGTTCTTTCGTGGTCTTCAGACAGGGGCGGATCCGTAGGCGCCGAGTATATCGTGATGGAAAAAGCTAGTGGTGTCCCCTTGTTTCTTGTATGGGGTGACATGACAGAATTCGAGAAGTTGCAGCTTATTCAAAACTTGACCAAGCTCGAGGCGCAGTTATCAGCTGTTCGGTTTCCTGCCTACGGTGGTTTATATTTGCGTGACCATCTACAGAGCTCAAATCCTCAATGTCTACTTCTAGATGACGATGTCGATCGATCGCAATCATTTTGTATCGGCCCTTCTCCTGACCGTCAATTCGACGTCCATTCGGACCATTCTAAAGATCAAGGCCCTT GGACCACATTATCAGAACTTGGTATATTCATTGCAAAGCGCGAGCTATCCCGTATCTCAACGATACCAAACAAATCAGCCTTGTTCTATCAAGGCACCTTGGAAGAACAAGCTcagctcctcaacctcacaATAAGTCTCATGCCCATGCTAGACTCTCATCCCTTACTAGGCCAATCCGCCCAGCCTACACTTTGGCACACCGATCTACACATGGGTAACATCTACGTGGCGCCCGACCACCGCACACAAATAGTCTCAGTCATTGATTTCCAGTCCATATCAGTTATGCCCTTATTCCTCCAGTCCCGATGGCCCGAGTTCTTGAAGCCCCCAGACAACTACACCCAAGGCTTCACGAGCCCTGAGCTTCCTGATGGGTACGACAATATGGACGATGAGAGCAAATTGCTGGCCCGACGCGAATGGTCCCAGGCCAAACTAGCAAAAGCATACGAGGTCTCGACTTACCTTGAAGACAGACCTGCACATACTGCGAGGAACGTGCCGCGAGTGTTCCGAGAATTGTTCACCCGGTGTGGGGAGGTGTCTGAGGTGGGAGTTATCCCCCTCCGAGCTCGTCTGATAGAAATATTTCAGAACTGGTCCAGCCTAGGCTTTATCGGATCGTGTCCTTATTCCTTCTCGGAAGAAGATATCCAGACGCATGAGCAACAGTTTGCTGATTACCAGGCTTGGCATGAAGTTCAGCATCTTGCACAGGAGTGTCTGGATACAGACGCCGAAGGATGGATATCGCCCGAGCTAGACATCGAGGAGAAGCGACGCCAGAACCGGGAGTTACTGGCGATGTTTATCGAGCGTATGGCGGGAGAGAAGTCCCCGGAGGAGGCGAGGCAGATGTGGCCGTTTCCAAATGACGCTTAA
- a CDS encoding MFS transporter (COG:G;~EggNog:ENOG410PUJS;~InterPro:IPR020846,IPR011701,IPR036259;~PFAM:PF07690;~TransMembrane:9 (o12-32i53-75o81-102i163-181o201-222i243-263o269-293i305-325o337-358i);~go_function: GO:0022857 - transmembrane transporter activity [Evidence IEA];~go_process: GO:0055085 - transmembrane transport [Evidence IEA]) → MSLFQMPLALAPNIGTIIVCRFIAGFAGGAPLTNTGGTISDLWERNHSGGPMAFYGLSSTFGPPMALVVSGYIGLNLNWHWIFWIMMAITGGTWIALVLTVPETRHSIILQRKAARVRKQMQREGLRSAETTTDLHAEDRKGLHQLFAITLTRPFRFLFTEPITTFSAIYNGFLYGLVYLFNEAFPLVFGEPNGHGFNVGQQGLCFLGMAIGPIIACALSPLQERYYLRRVAENSGRSVPEARMWMARVGSLLIPISLFWFGWTSYRSVHWIVPIIASSFFGAGLYIVILSILNYVVDSYQTYSASALAGVILVRNLVGAGFPLFATQMYEKLDYEWASSLLGFIAILLVPIPFIFFYKGRAIRLRSPWAREHFDSDEDSPH, encoded by the coding sequence ATGTCCCTCTTCCAGATGCCTCTCGCACTGGCTCCTAACATTGGCACCATCATTGTCTGCCGTTTCATCGCCGGTTTCGCCGGTGGTGCCCCCTTGACCAACACGGGTGGTACCATCAGTGATCTGTGGGAGCGTAACCACAGTGGTGGCCCTATGGCCTTCTACGGTCTCAGTAGCACATTTGGCCCGCCCATGGCCCTGGTGGTCAGCGGCTACATCGGCCTGAACCTGAACTGGCACTGGATTTTCTGGATCATGATGGCCATCACTGGTGGCACCTGGATTGCGCTGGTCTTGACTGTCCCGGAAACGCGTCACAGCATCATCCTTCAGCGCAAGGCCGCCCGCGTGCGCAAGCAGATGCAACGCGAGGGATTGCGCTCCGCAGAGACTACCACCGACCTCCACGCAGAAGACCGCAAGGGCCTGCACCAGCTGTTTGCGATCACCCTCACCCGTCCCTTCCGCTTCCTGTTCACCGAGCCCATCACCACCTTTTCCGCCATCTACAACGGCTTCCTCTACGGGCTGGTCTACCTCTTCAACGAAGCCTTCCCTCTCGTCTTTGGCGAACCCAACGGCCACGGCTTCAACGTCGGTCAACAGGGTCTTTGCTTCCTGGGCATGGCCATTGGCCCTATCATCGCCTGTGCCCTGTCCCCGCTGCAGGAGCGGTACTACCTGCGCCGCGTGGCCGAGAACAGCGGCCGCAGTGTCCCGGAAGCGCGCATGTGGATGGCCCGTGTCGGCTCGCTGCTCATCCCGATCAGTCTGTTCTGGTTCGGCTGGACCAGCTACCGCTCCGTGCACTGGATCGTCCCCATCATTGCGTCTTCTTTCTTCGGTGCGGGTCTTtacatcgtcatcctcagtATCCTCAACTATGTCGTCGACAGCTACCAGACTTACTCTGCCTCTGCATTGGCTGGTGTTATTCTCGTCCGGAACCTTGTCGGTGCTGGCTTCCCGCTGTTCGCTACGCAGATGTACGAGAAGCTCGACTACGAGTGGGCGTCCAGTCTGCTGGGATTTATTGCCATTCTGCTCGTGCCGATTccatttatcttcttctacaAGGGTCGTGCCATTCGGTTGCGCAGTCCTTGGGCGCGCGAGCACTTTGACTCGGATGAGGATAGTCCGCACTAG
- a CDS encoding cell wall mannoprotein 1 family protein (COG:S;~EggNog:ENOG410Q1MG;~InterPro:IPR021054;~PFAM:PF12296;~SECRETED:SignalP(1-19)): MRIALTGTAILAYISLATSHVIKRDISIVLRGLSTLNANIGTFGASVYRYDGTLPAAIEIFHQESSLEKDLEGVAADTNSTAEWTAQESNSVTESLVGLEPIMRTSIAALVMKRDLFISAGVGSAVRLNLVNMRSRTVALSVALQNKAVGADKETIRQGTGDVDDAYDSAIDSYESRL; this comes from the exons ATGCGCATCGCACTTACGGGGACCGCCATTCTGGCCTATATCTCGCTTGCCACCTCGCATGTCATCAAGCGGGACATTTCAATTGTCCTACGTGGTCTGTCCACCTTGAATGCCAACATAGGCACATTCGGTGCATCCGTTTATCGTTACGACGGAACACTTCCCGCTGCGATTGAAATCTTCCACCAGGAGAGTAGCCTGGAGAAGGACCTCGAGGGAGTGGCGGCCGACACCAACAGCACGGCGGAGTGGACCGCCCAGGAGAGCAATAGCGTGACTGAATCCTTGGTGGGATTGGAGCCGATTATGCGAACCTCAATTGCTGCACTTGTGATGAAG AGAGATCTCTTCATCAGCGCCGGCGTGGGCTCTGCAGTGCGGCTTAATTTGGTCAACATGAGGAGCCGGACAGTTGCTCTTTCTGTGGCTCTGCAGAACAAGGCTGTTGGTGCTGATAAGGAAACCATCCGACAAGGGACCGGAGATGTGGACGATGCTTATGACAGTGCCATTGATTCGTATGAGTCCCGGCTGTGA
- a CDS encoding flavin-containing monooxygenase (COG:Q;~EggNog:ENOG410PJKT;~InterPro:IPR020946,IPR036188;~PFAM:PF07992,PF13738,PF13450;~TransMembrane:2 (o14-36i536-555o);~go_function: GO:0004499 - N,N-dimethylaniline monooxygenase activity [Evidence IEA];~go_function: GO:0050660 - flavin adenine dinucleotide binding [Evidence IEA];~go_function: GO:0050661 - NADP binding [Evidence IEA];~go_process: GO:0055114 - oxidation-reduction process [Evidence IEA]), translated as MPSNYAHHVGNHDYTRATVVIIGAGVSGICMAIDLLRRTPIRKFVILEQGSAVGGTWANNLYPGCACDVWSALYSYSFEQRPDWTAEYPAQEEFLEYLTDVAQKHGLYQYIRFNSTVQEARWDDQQRQWKVQVALNGAKASEFHEEYELTTDFLVSAVGQLNVPSYPSIPGLDDFTGKLIHSARWDWTYDFSGKRIAVIGNGASAIQIVPEIAKTASHITIYQRSPKWVVPRFNKPVGAFQQFLLSYVPPVRWCKRVLQMRFREWSYNVLVTPGTAPAREGEETAKKWMKTQLPDKPELWDTLTPNYAIGCKRILISDDFYSALNSSHVDLNTKPIQRISATGVQTEGDEQEYDLIVLATGFRASEFLHPIRVYGAGGRSLEDIWKGGPKAYYGMTVEDVPNFGMLYGPNTNLGHNSIILMIEAQSRYITTLIRAVADVKKKDQTLVIQPRPDVLREYNDRVQKQLAETSFADPNCQSWYKTDKGLITNNWPLKVVEYQKEVSQVRWTDFLLKGDGAATVEKKKVTHVGRVKEEVLISNVTLFLGVALAAGGVYWRATRGWKW; from the exons ATGCCCTCCAACTACGCTCACCATGTGGGAAACCATGATTATACTCGCGCTACTGTCGTGATTATCGGGGCTGGCGTATCAG GTATATGCATGGCCATTGACCTCCTCCGTCGAACCCCCATCCGGAAGTTCGTCATACTCGAGCAAGGAAGTGCTGTAGGAGGAACCTGGGCCAACAATCTCTACCCAGGCTGTGCCTGCGACG TCTGGAGCGCCCTGTACAGCTATTCATTTGAGCAGCGTCCCGACTGGACGGCAGAGTATCCGGCGCAGGAAGAGTTTCTG GAATACCTCACGGATGTTGCTCAGAAACATGGCCTCTACCAATACATTCGCTTCAACTCGACCGTACAGGAAGCCCGCTGGGACGACCAGCAACGGCAATGGAAGGTCCAGGTTGCCCTGAATGGCGCCAAGGCTAGCGAATTTCATGAGGAATATGAGCTTACCACAGACTTCCTGGTTTCCGCCGTCGGACAACTCAATGTGCCCAGCTATCCCTCAATCCCGGGTCTGGATGATTTTACCGGCAAGTTGATTCACTCAGCCAGATGGGACTGGACCTACGACTTCTCCGGCAAACGAATTGCGGTTATCGGAAATG GAGCCTCGGCCATCCAAATCGTCCCTGAAATAGCCAAAACAGCCTCTCATATAACTATCTACCAACGCAGTCCGAAATGGGTCGTTCCACGCTTCAACAAGCCGGTCGGCGCTTTCCAGCAGTTCCTACTGTCATATGTACCTCCCGTGCGCTGGTGCAAGAGAGTCCTGCAGATGCGTTTCCGAGAATGGTCATACAACGTCCTCGTCACCCCCGGCACGGCCCCGGCCCGCGAAGGTGAGGAAACTGCAAAGAAATGGATGAAAACCCAGTTGCCCGACAAGCCTGAATTGTGGGACACTCTGACCCCCAACTATGCCATTGGATGCAAGCGCATCCTCATTTCCGACGACTTCTATTCAGCGTTAAATTCGAGTCACGTTGACCTCAACACCAAGCCAATCCAGCGTATTTCAGCCACGGGTGTCCAAACGGAGGGTGACGAGCAGGAGTACGATCTCATCGTGTTGGCCACTGGATTCCGTGCTTCGGAATTCCTGCACCCAATCCGGGTGTATGGCGCTGGGGGCCGGTCACTGGAAGATATCTGGAAGGGCGGACCAAAAGCTTACTACGGTATGACTGTTGAGGATGTGCCGAACTTCGGCATGCTCTACGGACCCAACACAAACTTGG GCCAcaactccatcatcctcatgaTCGAAGCCCAATCACGATACATAACCACCCTGATCCGAGCCGTAGCCGATGTGAAGAAAAAGGACCAAACGCTGGTTATTCAACCCCGCCCAGACGTGCTACGCGAATATAACGACCGGGTCCAGAAACAGCTGGCAGAAACCAGTTTCGCCGACCCTAACTGCCAAAGCTGGTACAAGACTGATAAGGGCCTGATCACGAACAACTGGCCACTCAAGGTGGTGGAGTACCAGAAGGAGGTGTCTCAGGTGCGATGGACGGACTTCCTCCTCAAGGGCGACGGGGCTGCGacagtggagaagaagaaggtgacgCACGTTGGTCGGGTTAAGGAGGAGGTGCTGATCAGTAATGTTACTTTGTTTTTGGGGGTGGCTTTGGCGGCTGGAGGAGTTTACTGGCGTGCTACGAGGGGGTGGAAGTGGTAG